A region from the Chionomys nivalis chromosome 22, mChiNiv1.1, whole genome shotgun sequence genome encodes:
- the LOC130864744 gene encoding protein B-Myc has product MRTAPGFRSSPARLGVAFKRTAATMPLHVSLANGNRDLDYDSVQPYFMCDDEEEDMQEQPPQPPAPSEDIWKKFELLPTPRPSPGHAGLYSPSSEAVAGSFSPREHDGDSFYHEDLLEMMPELPGGEAVKHSLVCDPDDETFVKNIILQDCMWNGFSASAKLVSKLDPYQAVRKEGASASPAGDTEPATPPDCTCNT; this is encoded by the coding sequence ATGCGCACCGCGCCAGGTTTCCGCAGCAGCCCTGCTCGCCTTGGTGTGGCCTTCAAACGCACAGCCGCGACCATGCCCCTCCACGTGAGCCTCGCCAACGGCAACCGGGACCTGGACTACGACTCGGTGCAGCCATACTTCATGTGCGACGATGAAGAGGAGGACATGCAGGAGCAGCCGCCGCAGCCGCCCGCGCCCAGCGAGGACATTTGGAAGAAATTCGAGCTGCTGCCCACACCGCGCCCGTCCCCGGGCCACGCCGGCCTCTACTCGCCTTCCAGCGAAGCGGTCGCCGGGTCTTTCTCCCCCAGGGAACACGACGGTGACAGCTTCTACCATGAAGACCTGCTGGAGATGATGCCCGAGCTGCCAGGAGGAGAGGCGGTGAAGCACAGCCTCGTCTGCGACCCGGACGACGAGACCTTCGTGAAGAACATCATTCTGCAGGACTGTATGTGGAATGGCTTCTCGGCCTCTGCCAAGCTGGTCTCCAAGCTGGACCCCTACCAGGCTGTGCGCAAAGAAGGCGCCAGCGCGAGCCCGGCCGGGGACACTGAGCCTGCGACGCCTCCAGACTGCACCTGCAACACCTGA